From one Gracilibacillus salinarum genomic stretch:
- a CDS encoding DUF4870 domain-containing protein codes for MSSNDERLFAMLIYLLSFFTAVLGPLIIWLVKRDESDFIDYHGKEYFNFFISFSIYGIISGLLVFVVIGVALLPLIGIAAFVLTIIALIKAYNGEKYAIPLVIRFIK; via the coding sequence TTGAGCAGTAATGATGAACGATTGTTTGCCATGTTAATCTATTTACTTAGTTTCTTTACCGCAGTTCTCGGACCATTAATTATCTGGCTGGTGAAGCGAGATGAATCTGATTTTATTGACTATCATGGGAAAGAATATTTTAACTTCTTTATTTCATTTTCTATTTATGGGATTATTAGTGGCTTATTAGTTTTTGTAGTGATAGGGGTAGCGCTTCTTCCTCTTATCGGAATTGCCGCTTTTGTGTTAACAATTATCGCGCTTATTAAAGCATATAATGGAGAAAAATACGCTATACCTTTAGTTATTCGTTTTATTAAGTAA
- the queE gene encoding 7-carboxy-7-deazaguanine synthase QueE, which produces MNKIPVLEIFGPTIQGEGMVVGRKTMFVRTAGCDYSCAWCDSKFTWDGSAKEDINLMTADAIVQRLKELGNNTFDHVTISGGNPALLKSIDGLVDLLHENKIEVALETQGSRWQDWFVKIDDLTISPKPPSSKMETNWTVLDDIILRLNQHHRLSHTSLKVVVFDQTDLRFAEEVHQCYSSIPFYLQVGNEDVEEAGVDQVANRLLKSYQWLIDQVMTNDRLNRVRVLPQLHALVWGNRRGV; this is translated from the coding sequence GTGAATAAAATACCTGTCCTCGAAATTTTTGGTCCAACGATTCAAGGGGAAGGGATGGTTGTTGGCAGGAAGACAATGTTCGTCCGGACCGCCGGTTGTGATTATAGTTGTGCCTGGTGTGATTCAAAATTTACTTGGGACGGCAGTGCAAAAGAGGACATAAACCTGATGACAGCAGATGCCATTGTTCAACGATTGAAAGAGTTAGGCAACAACACGTTTGACCATGTCACGATCTCAGGGGGGAACCCTGCGTTATTAAAAAGTATAGATGGTCTAGTCGATCTTCTTCATGAAAATAAGATAGAGGTGGCGCTTGAAACCCAAGGCAGCCGCTGGCAGGATTGGTTTGTCAAAATAGATGATTTAACGATCAGTCCCAAGCCGCCAAGCTCGAAAATGGAGACGAATTGGACTGTATTAGATGACATTATTCTACGATTAAATCAACACCATCGTCTCAGTCATACCAGCTTGAAGGTAGTTGTTTTTGATCAAACGGATTTGCGTTTTGCTGAAGAAGTGCATCAATGTTATTCTTCGATTCCTTTTTATTTGCAGGTAGGAAATGAAGATGTAGAGGAAGCGGGGGTTGATCAGGTTGCCAATCGTCTGCTAAAGAGCTATCAATGGCTAATCGATCAGGTGATGACAAACGACCGGCTAAATCGTGTTCGTGTCCTTCCCCAACTTCATGCACTAGTGTGGGGGAATAGAAGAGGTGTTTAG
- the queD gene encoding 6-carboxytetrahydropterin synthase QueD: MFGFRIVEELQKIDQDIKREQLKYHRKRVMVSKEFTFDAAHHLHCYEGKCKNLHGHTYKVIFGISGYVNEIGIVIDFGDIKKMWKEQIEVFLDHRYLNETLPKMNTTAENMVVWIFEKMEEALADDANECRVEFVRLFETPTSYAEARREWMISE, encoded by the coding sequence ATGTTTGGATTTCGAATTGTAGAAGAATTACAGAAAATAGATCAAGATATTAAGCGAGAACAATTAAAATATCATCGTAAACGCGTGATGGTTAGCAAAGAATTCACATTTGACGCTGCTCATCATCTCCATTGCTATGAAGGTAAATGCAAAAATTTACATGGACATACATATAAAGTGATTTTTGGTATAAGTGGCTATGTCAATGAAATTGGTATTGTCATAGATTTTGGTGATATAAAGAAAATGTGGAAGGAACAAATAGAAGTTTTTCTAGATCATCGTTACTTAAATGAAACCTTACCAAAGATGAATACTACAGCCGAGAACATGGTAGTCTGGATATTCGAAAAAATGGAAGAAGCATTGGCCGATGATGCTAACGAGTGCAGAGTAGAATTTGTTCGTTTATTTGAAACGCCAACAAGCTATGCAGAAGCTAGACGGGAGTGGATGATAAGTGAATAA
- the queC gene encoding 7-cyano-7-deazaguanine synthase QueC → MEKNNRAVVVFSGGQDSTTCLFWAMKQFDHVELVTFDYQQRHHAEIEIAKEIANEQGLTHHVLDMALLNQLAPNALTRNEIEVSNETGEDLPNTFVPGRNLLFLSFAAILAKQIDAKHIVTGVCETDFSGYPDCRDVFVKSLNVTLNLSMDDQFVIHTPLMWLDKAATWELADQLHVLEYIRERTLTCYNGIKGSGCGECPACQLRQRGLDKYLQSTDGVNK, encoded by the coding sequence ATGGAAAAAAATAATCGAGCAGTAGTTGTGTTCAGTGGGGGACAAGATAGTACAACTTGTTTGTTTTGGGCTATGAAACAATTTGATCATGTGGAGTTGGTTACTTTTGATTACCAACAGCGACATCATGCTGAAATAGAGATTGCGAAAGAGATTGCTAACGAGCAAGGTTTAACACATCATGTCTTAGACATGGCGTTACTCAATCAATTAGCACCTAATGCACTTACGAGAAATGAAATAGAGGTTTCCAATGAGACGGGAGAAGATTTGCCGAATACGTTTGTACCTGGTCGTAACCTGTTATTTTTATCCTTTGCCGCGATTCTTGCTAAACAGATAGATGCTAAGCATATTGTGACAGGGGTTTGTGAGACAGATTTCAGCGGATATCCGGACTGTCGTGATGTCTTTGTGAAGTCTTTAAATGTAACACTTAACTTATCGATGGATGATCAATTTGTCATCCATACGCCGTTAATGTGGCTCGATAAGGCAGCAACATGGGAGCTGGCCGATCAATTACATGTATTGGAATATATCCGTGAAAGAACATTAACTTGCTATAATGGTATTAAAGGCAGTGGCTGTGGTGAATGTCCAGCCTGTCAATTAAGACAGAGAGGTTTAGATAAATATTTGCAATCGACAGATGGAGTGAATAAATAA
- a CDS encoding STAS domain-containing protein, producing MGQVKTLPLPYFEIDQHYTILDLSQKAKDIFIHSDHFLSLVDVGSKEKAERFLSPTAEIESVELNLKTKGNPFAAFDVSISWMDGTGQIICQPVNHHIEKLAEQLSDLRGRLDQTNIDLLNKKEALESSQKRVNHLSGPLIMLSERLAFIPLFGDLTEEKLEVLTDRLLQQLNQSDYQHLLIDFTAVDEMEAEGLRKLTDFIQMVELLGPEPVISGLSPNQVQMVNGYEGFSSIRKVNSVQSAIKRFYLM from the coding sequence GTGGGGCAAGTTAAGACATTACCATTACCTTATTTCGAAATTGATCAGCATTATACAATATTAGATCTTTCCCAAAAGGCAAAAGATATCTTTATTCATAGTGATCATTTTTTATCTTTGGTAGACGTGGGTAGTAAAGAAAAGGCGGAACGTTTTTTGTCTCCTACGGCAGAAATAGAGAGTGTGGAATTGAACCTCAAAACAAAAGGAAATCCATTCGCTGCATTTGATGTATCGATTAGTTGGATGGACGGAACTGGTCAAATTATCTGTCAGCCAGTGAATCATCATATTGAAAAATTAGCAGAACAACTAAGTGATCTCCGAGGACGATTAGATCAGACAAATATAGATCTTCTCAACAAAAAAGAGGCATTAGAATCTAGTCAGAAACGGGTCAATCATTTGTCAGGTCCGTTAATTATGCTTAGTGAACGATTGGCCTTTATCCCGCTATTCGGAGATTTAACAGAGGAAAAGCTGGAAGTACTGACTGACAGGTTATTACAACAGCTAAACCAATCAGATTATCAACACTTGCTCATAGATTTTACTGCGGTCGATGAAATGGAAGCTGAAGGGCTGCGGAAACTGACCGACTTTATTCAAATGGTGGAGCTTTTAGGTCCTGAGCCGGTGATCTCAGGTTTATCTCCAAACCAAGTCCAAATGGTCAATGGGTATGAAGGGTTCTCATCCATTCGAAAAGTGAATAGTGTACAAAGTGCTATTAAACGATTTTATCTTATGTAA
- a CDS encoding cobalamin B12-binding domain-containing protein, translating to MQDYQQFAKLLLDGDDNSACDYLFAQQSDVIDVFADLVTPAMQYIGELWQQNKITVADEHLATSVCEYALTQYIHQRKPQGISKKDRKMMLFCIEEEQHALGMKMIAAVARNQGWDVRQFGANLPLQHVLKSAAEWQPDVIGMSAAIVHRIPTLVKYVDAFQSLSFQPEIVVGGRVTNILDVKQHVNKKKIHVSTSIRDFIHWLDRVDKGVDIGGAS from the coding sequence ATGCAGGATTATCAACAATTCGCCAAGTTGCTGTTAGATGGTGACGACAATAGTGCGTGTGACTATCTTTTCGCGCAACAGTCGGATGTGATCGATGTATTTGCTGACTTGGTTACACCTGCTATGCAATATATTGGAGAACTTTGGCAGCAGAATAAAATAACAGTAGCAGATGAGCATTTGGCTACCAGTGTTTGTGAGTATGCTTTAACACAATATATTCATCAGCGAAAACCACAAGGGATTTCAAAGAAAGACAGAAAGATGATGCTTTTCTGTATCGAAGAAGAACAGCATGCGTTAGGAATGAAGATGATAGCGGCAGTAGCCAGGAATCAAGGATGGGATGTCCGGCAATTTGGCGCAAACCTTCCATTACAACATGTGTTAAAAAGTGCGGCCGAGTGGCAACCAGATGTAATTGGTATGTCTGCAGCTATTGTTCACCGAATACCCACCCTGGTAAAATATGTAGATGCTTTTCAAAGCCTCTCTTTTCAACCGGAGATTGTGGTTGGAGGAAGAGTAACGAATATACTCGATGTAAAACAACATGTTAACAAAAAAAAGATACATGTTAGTACAAGTATTCGTGATTTCATCCACTGGCTGGACCGTGTAGACAAAGGAGTAGATATAGGTGGGGCAAGTTAA
- a CDS encoding antibiotic biosynthesis monooxygenase family protein yields the protein MYIVHSIFDVPAEKADEVIHIYKKRSRMVDKWPGFIDFQLLQNDRKPGELTVQISWESKQAYLDWVTSEEYQRIHDLEKKYPDKELANIVPKVYKYKVVAQ from the coding sequence ATGTATATTGTACATTCCATTTTTGATGTACCTGCCGAAAAAGCAGATGAAGTTATTCACATATATAAGAAGCGTTCGAGAATGGTAGATAAGTGGCCAGGTTTTATAGATTTTCAGCTATTGCAAAATGATCGCAAGCCTGGTGAACTGACAGTGCAAATAAGCTGGGAATCGAAACAAGCATACCTTGACTGGGTTACCAGCGAAGAATATCAGCGAATTCATGATCTTGAGAAGAAATATCCCGATAAGGAATTAGCGAATATTGTTCCGAAAGTATATAAATATAAGGTGGTAGCACAATGA
- the guaC gene encoding GMP reductase produces MENVFDYEDIQLIPAKCIVNSRSECDTSVQFGKHTFRLPVVPANMQTIIDENIALYLAENGYFYIMHRFEPETRKAFIQKMQEKNLISSISVGVKEEEYSFIEELANESLIPDYITIDIAHGHSNAVINMIQHIKKHVPDSFVIAGNVGTPEAVRELENAGADATKVGIGPGKVCITKVKTGFGTGGWQLAALRWCAKAATKPIIADGGIRTHGDIAKSVRFGASMVMIGSLFAGHEESPGITVEQDGKLFKEYFGSASEFQKGEKKNVEGKKIVVAYKGNLQDTLTEMEQDLQSSISYAGGTSLKAIGTVDYVVVKNSIFNGD; encoded by the coding sequence ATGGAAAATGTATTTGATTACGAAGATATTCAACTAATTCCCGCAAAATGTATCGTGAACAGCAGAAGTGAATGTGATACTTCTGTTCAATTTGGAAAACATACATTCCGTTTACCAGTTGTCCCTGCAAATATGCAAACCATTATTGATGAAAACATTGCACTATATCTAGCAGAGAATGGTTACTTCTATATCATGCATCGATTTGAACCTGAAACAAGAAAAGCTTTCATTCAAAAGATGCAAGAGAAAAACTTAATCAGTTCCATTAGTGTTGGTGTGAAAGAAGAAGAATATAGTTTTATTGAAGAATTAGCAAACGAATCCTTGATTCCTGATTATATAACAATTGATATTGCTCACGGTCATTCGAACGCCGTGATTAACATGATACAGCATATTAAAAAACACGTACCTGACAGCTTTGTCATTGCTGGAAATGTTGGTACACCTGAAGCTGTTCGTGAATTAGAAAATGCTGGTGCTGATGCAACGAAAGTTGGTATTGGACCAGGTAAAGTATGTATTACCAAGGTAAAAACAGGCTTCGGTACAGGTGGATGGCAGCTGGCAGCCCTAAGATGGTGTGCAAAAGCAGCAACAAAACCCATTATCGCTGATGGCGGTATTCGTACACACGGTGATATTGCCAAATCTGTTCGTTTTGGAGCTTCTATGGTTATGATTGGTTCATTATTCGCTGGTCATGAAGAATCACCTGGTATTACGGTCGAACAAGATGGTAAACTCTTCAAAGAATATTTCGGTTCCGCTTCTGAATTTCAAAAAGGTGAAAAGAAAAACGTCGAAGGTAAAAAAATCGTAGTTGCATATAAAGGAAATTTACAGGACACCTTAACAGAAATGGAACAAGACCTGCAATCTTCTATTTCCTACGCAGGTGGAACTTCACTTAAAGCGATCGGAACTGTTGATTACGTTGTTGTGAAGAACTCCATTTTCAATGGGGATTGA
- a CDS encoding Cof-type HAD-IIB family hydrolase, with protein sequence MKLIATDLDGTLLNDLHEISKENIEAIQLAKENGVEVIVATGRSYNAAKKPLESAGLSCPIICLNGAKVHNKAGEVLSTAPLDKGICKVIQQACEAQGIYFEVFTNQGGFSKSRDQFIEVMVDINKSAFPNLDTDALRKRATDRFQEEEMIMTDDFETLFNRSDIEIYKVLAFSLEQKNLDKVANQLQGEQTLTITSSGHSNLEFNDVNAQKGLALQTYAEQINVDLEEIMAIGDNYNDLSMLKMAGRGVAMGNADDDIKKACTHTTKSNLENGVGFAIKEMLAEQ encoded by the coding sequence ATGAAATTAATCGCAACAGACTTAGATGGAACGTTACTGAATGATCTACATGAAATTAGCAAAGAAAACATCGAAGCAATTCAATTGGCAAAAGAAAATGGTGTAGAAGTTATTGTCGCCACCGGAAGATCTTATAATGCAGCCAAGAAACCGTTAGAAAGCGCCGGCCTGTCATGTCCAATCATTTGTCTTAACGGGGCCAAGGTGCATAACAAAGCTGGGGAAGTTCTATCAACTGCCCCATTAGATAAAGGGATTTGCAAGGTCATTCAACAAGCCTGCGAAGCTCAAGGTATTTATTTTGAAGTATTTACGAATCAGGGGGGATTCTCTAAAAGCCGTGATCAATTCATTGAAGTTATGGTGGATATTAACAAATCTGCATTCCCTAACCTTGATACCGACGCATTACGAAAGCGTGCGACAGACCGCTTTCAAGAAGAAGAGATGATCATGACAGATGATTTTGAAACATTGTTTAATCGTTCTGACATAGAGATTTATAAAGTTTTAGCTTTCTCATTAGAACAAAAGAATTTAGATAAAGTGGCAAATCAATTACAAGGGGAACAGACACTTACCATTACTTCCTCAGGCCACTCCAACTTGGAATTTAACGATGTCAACGCCCAAAAAGGATTAGCCTTACAAACCTACGCTGAACAGATAAACGTTGATTTGGAGGAGATAATGGCTATCGGGGATAATTATAATGATTTGTCCATGCTAAAGATGGCTGGTCGTGGTGTAGCGATGGGCAATGCTGATGATGACATAAAAAAAGCTTGCACACATACAACCAAATCTAATCTGGAAAATGGCGTCGGCTTTGCTATAAAAGAAATGCTTGCTGAACAGTGA
- the copZ gene encoding copper chaperone CopZ: protein MEQTTLQVQGMTCGHCKASVEGALTELKGITTAEVDLDKGTVDVSFDEKEVSVEAMEDAIEEQGYDIQ from the coding sequence ATGGAACAAACAACATTGCAAGTACAAGGAATGACATGTGGTCATTGTAAAGCTTCTGTGGAAGGGGCTTTAACGGAATTAAAAGGTATTACCACAGCAGAGGTTGACCTTGATAAAGGGACAGTGGACGTATCTTTTGATGAAAAAGAGGTAAGTGTAGAAGCCATGGAAGATGCCATTGAAGAACAAGGATATGATATACAATAA
- a CDS encoding heavy metal translocating P-type ATPase, producing the protein MSDKQELRFAITGMTCAACSNRIEKVLNKMETVEAQVNLTTEQAAVSYNPETVSFEDIQARIEKIGYGVKWEQVDLAVEGMTCAACANRIEKVLNKQQGIQKATVNLATESASVLYQPSVTDAAHMISRIQKLGYDANLKETNYDQNSQKEKAQQRLKMTLILSAVLTLPLFATMLVHLFNIPLPGILMNPWFQLVLATPVQFFIGWRFYRGAYKNLRNKTANMDVLVALGTSVAYFYSLYETIQTLRNSQYEPHLYFETSAVIITLILLGKYLETAAKSKTTTALKSLLELQAKEARVIRGNKEQMISVSEVVVGDHIVVKPGEKIPVDGTIIKGHTSIDESMITGESIPVEKSGADNVIGSTINKHGSISIEATKVGKDTALASIIKVVEDAQGSKAPIQRLADVIAGYFVQIVVAIAIVTLGIWLLFITPGETEPALLAMIAVLVIACPCALGLATPTSIMVGTGKAAELGILFKGGEHLERTHQLDAIIFDKTGTLTNGRPEVTDYQGDRQTLQLLASAEYYSEHPLAEAIVSYANQQNVTLSELDSFEAIPGRGIQAEIETKKILAGNRKWLEENGIPIDSLDDTVKKYETNGKTAMLIAINGSLTGVIAVADTVKDSASEAIDSLHAQGLEVMMLTGDNQTTAKAIADQLGIEHVFAEVLPEQKAEKVKEVQLSGKSVAMVGDGINDAPALVVADIGIAIGTGTEVAIEAADVTILGGDLLLLPKAVHLSHATIRNIKQNLFWAFAYNSAGIPIAAAGILAPWIAGAAMAFSSVSVVTNALRLKRVKI; encoded by the coding sequence ATGTCTGACAAACAAGAGCTCCGTTTCGCAATAACTGGAATGACATGTGCGGCTTGCTCCAATCGAATTGAAAAAGTACTCAATAAAATGGAAACAGTAGAGGCTCAAGTCAATTTGACAACGGAGCAAGCAGCCGTTTCTTATAATCCTGAAACAGTTAGCTTCGAGGATATACAAGCAAGAATCGAAAAAATAGGTTATGGAGTTAAGTGGGAACAGGTAGATCTGGCAGTTGAAGGCATGACATGTGCAGCATGTGCCAATCGAATTGAGAAAGTATTAAATAAACAGCAAGGTATTCAAAAAGCAACAGTCAATTTAGCAACAGAAAGTGCATCTGTACTATACCAGCCTTCGGTTACGGATGCAGCTCATATGATCAGTCGGATTCAGAAACTAGGATATGACGCAAATCTAAAAGAGACCAATTATGACCAAAACTCGCAGAAAGAAAAAGCGCAACAACGATTAAAAATGACATTAATTTTATCTGCTGTATTGACTTTGCCACTATTCGCGACGATGCTGGTTCATTTATTTAATATACCTTTACCAGGTATATTAATGAATCCATGGTTTCAATTAGTCCTTGCCACTCCTGTCCAATTTTTCATAGGCTGGCGTTTTTATCGAGGAGCCTATAAAAATCTTCGTAATAAAACGGCGAACATGGATGTGCTGGTGGCATTGGGAACAAGCGTAGCCTATTTTTACAGTTTGTATGAAACCATACAGACGTTGAGAAACTCACAATATGAACCACATCTTTACTTTGAAACGAGTGCCGTGATTATTACCTTAATTCTATTAGGGAAATACTTAGAAACAGCGGCAAAGAGCAAGACGACGACTGCTCTTAAATCCTTGCTGGAATTGCAGGCAAAGGAAGCAAGAGTTATTAGAGGAAATAAAGAACAAATGATTTCAGTCAGTGAAGTAGTGGTTGGGGATCATATCGTCGTGAAACCAGGCGAAAAAATACCTGTGGACGGTACCATTATCAAAGGGCATACATCTATCGATGAGTCGATGATAACTGGTGAGTCGATTCCAGTAGAAAAAAGCGGTGCAGATAACGTGATCGGATCTACCATTAATAAGCATGGATCGATTTCGATCGAGGCAACAAAAGTGGGGAAAGACACAGCGTTAGCCTCCATCATTAAAGTAGTGGAAGATGCCCAGGGATCAAAAGCACCAATACAAAGGTTGGCCGATGTGATTGCAGGTTACTTTGTTCAAATCGTCGTGGCTATCGCTATCGTGACATTAGGCATTTGGTTACTATTTATTACGCCGGGTGAGACAGAACCAGCATTACTGGCAATGATTGCGGTACTGGTGATTGCTTGTCCATGTGCATTAGGTTTAGCCACGCCAACTTCTATTATGGTAGGGACAGGAAAAGCAGCAGAGCTTGGAATTCTCTTTAAAGGTGGAGAGCATCTGGAACGAACGCATCAACTGGATGCAATTATATTTGATAAGACAGGTACGTTAACCAATGGCCGACCTGAAGTGACGGATTATCAAGGTGATCGCCAAACATTGCAATTATTGGCAAGTGCGGAATATTACTCTGAACATCCTTTAGCAGAGGCAATAGTAAGTTATGCCAACCAGCAAAATGTAACCTTATCTGAGCTGGATTCTTTTGAGGCGATACCAGGAAGAGGTATCCAAGCGGAAATAGAAACGAAAAAAATATTGGCAGGAAATCGAAAATGGTTAGAGGAAAATGGTATTCCGATTGATTCGTTGGACGATACTGTAAAGAAATATGAAACCAATGGAAAAACGGCGATGCTCATTGCAATTAATGGTTCCTTAACAGGCGTAATCGCTGTTGCTGATACAGTAAAAGACTCGGCGTCAGAAGCGATTGACAGTCTGCATGCACAAGGATTAGAAGTCATGATGCTTACAGGTGATAATCAGACGACAGCTAAGGCAATTGCTGATCAGCTTGGCATTGAGCACGTATTTGCAGAAGTCTTACCTGAGCAAAAGGCTGAGAAAGTGAAAGAAGTACAGTTATCAGGTAAATCCGTTGCAATGGTAGGGGACGGTATAAATGATGCACCTGCATTAGTAGTTGCGGACATCGGTATTGCAATTGGAACAGGTACTGAAGTCGCGATAGAAGCTGCAGATGTTACCATCCTTGGCGGTGACTTATTATTACTTCCAAAAGCTGTTCATCTGAGCCATGCAACGATTCGCAACATAAAGCAAAATCTATTTTGGGCATTTGCCTACAACAGTGCCGGGATACCGATTGCAGCTGCTGGCATTTTAGCGCCATGGATTGCAGGCGCAGCCATGGCATTCAGTTCCGTCAGTGTAGTGACGAATGCACTTCGACTAAAACGAGTAAAAATTTAA
- a CDS encoding metal-sensing transcriptional repressor: MADSLHQHPSKPRTKDEKQAVVNRLKRIEGQVRGIQKMIDEDRYCVDILVQISAINAALKKVGFSITERHIKHCVSDAILSGEGDQTIEELMDVMKQFSK; this comes from the coding sequence ATGGCAGATTCGTTGCATCAGCACCCAAGCAAACCAAGGACTAAAGATGAAAAGCAAGCGGTAGTGAACCGTTTGAAACGTATAGAAGGACAAGTTAGGGGTATACAAAAAATGATCGACGAGGATCGCTATTGTGTAGATATTCTCGTGCAAATAAGTGCAATCAACGCTGCACTAAAAAAGGTTGGGTTCTCGATCACAGAACGACATATCAAACATTGTGTCAGCGATGCCATACTTTCTGGTGAAGGCGATCAAACGATTGAAGAACTGATGGATGTTATGAAGCAATTTTCTAAATAG
- a CDS encoding SOS response-associated peptidase: MCGRFTLETSKEVIESELGIELSDYIPSYNIAPTQQVLALVGTNQGNKAGYLQWGLIPSWSKDPKIGSKMINARSESVDEKPSFNRLLTRRRCLIVADSFYEWKKDGGEKQPYRITVNDGGLFTFAGLWDRWQQQDQTLVTCTILTTKPNALMDSLHHRMPVILEEQARNDWLNPRVEDKNYLKSLLQPFETSKMAAHPVSKRVNNPRNNDHALIEPVS, encoded by the coding sequence ATGTGTGGCAGATTCACTTTGGAGACATCAAAGGAAGTAATTGAGAGTGAATTAGGTATTGAACTGTCTGATTATATCCCAAGCTATAACATTGCACCAACTCAGCAAGTATTAGCACTGGTTGGTACAAATCAGGGAAATAAAGCAGGATACTTACAGTGGGGGTTAATTCCGAGCTGGTCGAAAGATCCGAAGATTGGAAGCAAAATGATTAATGCAAGAAGTGAAAGTGTAGATGAAAAACCTTCATTTAATCGATTATTAACTCGAAGGCGTTGTTTAATTGTTGCGGATAGTTTCTACGAATGGAAAAAAGACGGGGGAGAAAAACAACCTTATCGAATTACAGTTAATGACGGAGGCTTGTTTACTTTTGCCGGGCTGTGGGACAGATGGCAGCAACAAGACCAAACGTTAGTAACTTGTACGATATTGACGACAAAGCCGAATGCATTAATGGACTCCCTGCATCACCGAATGCCAGTAATCTTGGAGGAGCAGGCAAGGAACGACTGGCTTAACCCCCGTGTCGAGGATAAAAACTATTTGAAGAGCTTATTACAGCCATTCGAAACTTCAAAAATGGCAGCACATCCTGTCTCAAAGCGAGTCAATAATCCGAGAAATAATGATCATGCATTAATCGAACCAGTTTCATGA
- a CDS encoding thioredoxin family protein, protein MFELLKNEQDINHFLQNEDLFFLYISKYNCSVCHSLLPQLEPIMERYPRIVSRQVIVDEIPALASKFSIFTAPVLLLFVNGKEYLREARFVHLDQFQSKLDKVTLQFSGGF, encoded by the coding sequence ATGTTTGAACTTTTAAAAAACGAACAAGATATTAACCATTTCTTACAAAATGAAGACTTATTTTTTCTATACATCTCGAAATACAATTGCAGTGTCTGCCACAGCTTACTGCCTCAATTAGAACCAATAATGGAAAGATACCCTCGCATAGTGTCACGCCAAGTTATCGTGGATGAAATACCTGCCCTCGCAAGTAAGTTCTCCATATTTACCGCTCCCGTATTATTATTATTCGTGAACGGAAAAGAATACTTGCGTGAGGCAAGATTTGTACACCTTGATCAATTCCAGTCTAAATTAGATAAAGTGACACTTCAATTCAGTGGAGGGTTTTGA